In Pseudomonas sp. MYb327, one DNA window encodes the following:
- the rlmF gene encoding 23S rRNA (adenine(1618)-N(6))-methyltransferase RlmF, with protein MTAPRTPKPARKKPEPKTPATAVEPKEKASLHPRNRHQGRYDFPALIKSTPELAKFVIINPYGKESIDFASPDAVRVFNRALLKSFYGIAHWDIPADYLCPPVPGRADYVHFLADLLASGNDGVIPRGAAVKVLDVGMGANCVYPLIGHSDYRWQFLGSEIDATALASAKAIVQSNGLNKAIQLRQQSNPKHILLGLLEPGERFDLTMCNPPFHASLEEATKGSARKWRALGKADPKRKLPVLNFGGQAAELWCDGGEARFVTQLIAESANLQHKVLWFSTLVSKASNLPAIEIALKKAGVLESQVVEMSQGQKQSRFVAWTFQTKSEQQIWRRERWAQKS; from the coding sequence ATGACCGCCCCCCGTACCCCAAAGCCTGCGCGCAAGAAGCCTGAACCCAAGACCCCGGCCACGGCCGTCGAGCCGAAGGAGAAAGCCAGCCTGCACCCGCGTAATCGCCACCAGGGTCGTTACGACTTCCCGGCGCTCATCAAGAGCACGCCGGAATTGGCGAAGTTCGTGATCATCAATCCGTATGGCAAGGAAAGCATCGACTTCGCCAGCCCTGATGCGGTGCGGGTGTTCAACCGGGCGTTGCTCAAGTCGTTCTATGGGATCGCCCATTGGGACATTCCCGCGGATTACCTGTGTCCTCCAGTTCCGGGTCGTGCGGACTACGTGCACTTCCTCGCCGACCTGTTGGCCAGTGGCAATGACGGCGTGATCCCGCGTGGCGCGGCGGTGAAGGTGCTGGACGTGGGCATGGGCGCGAACTGTGTGTACCCGTTGATCGGACATAGCGACTACCGCTGGCAGTTTCTCGGCTCGGAGATCGACGCCACGGCCCTGGCCTCCGCCAAAGCCATCGTGCAATCCAACGGGCTGAACAAGGCCATCCAGTTGCGCCAGCAGAGCAATCCCAAGCACATCCTGCTGGGTCTGCTCGAACCCGGCGAACGTTTTGACCTGACCATGTGCAACCCGCCATTCCACGCCTCCCTGGAGGAAGCGACCAAAGGCAGCGCGCGCAAATGGCGGGCACTGGGCAAGGCCGATCCGAAGCGCAAACTGCCGGTGCTGAACTTTGGTGGTCAAGCGGCGGAGTTGTGGTGTGATGGAGGTGAGGCGCGTTTCGTGACGCAACTGATCGCCGAAAGCGCGAACTTGCAGCATAAGGTCTTGTGGTTCAGCACACTGGTGTCGAAAGCCTCTAACCTGCCGGCCATCGAGATCGCCCTGAAAAAGGCCGGTGTACTGGAAAGCCAGGTCGTGGAGATGTCGCAGGGGCAGAAGCAGAGCCGCTTCGTTGCCTGGACCTTCCAGACCAAGTCCGAGCAGCAGATCTGGCGTCGCGAGCGTTGGGCGCAGAAAAGCTGA
- a CDS encoding MFS transporter: MTTSTTYSDSTPAQPTNSATRVATASFIGTAIEFYDFYVYATAAALVIGPVFFPQTSGTAQMLSAFLTFGIAFLARPLGSALFGHFGDRIGRKSTLVASLLLMGVCTTLIGVLPGYDSIGAWAPILLCVLRFGQGLGLGGEWGGAALLATENAPKGKRAWFGMFPQLGPSIGFLAANGLFLTLAMTLDDEQFRSWGWRIPFLLSAALVMVGLYVRLKLHETPVFANAVARQERVKIPLVELFSQYWVPVLLGAGSMVVCYALFYISTVFSLSYGVATLGYSRETFLGLLCFAVLFMAAATPLSAWASDRYGRKPVLIIGGVLAILSGFLMEPLLTQGSTWGVALFLCIELFLMGVTFAPMGALLPELFPTHVRYTGASAAYNLGGIVGASAAPFFAQKLVAMGGLSYVGGYVSGAAVLSLIAVLCLKETRHNDLNRIA, encoded by the coding sequence ATGACGACCAGCACGACTTACAGCGATTCCACACCCGCACAACCGACGAACTCCGCCACCCGGGTAGCCACTGCGAGCTTCATCGGCACCGCCATCGAGTTCTACGACTTTTACGTCTACGCCACCGCCGCCGCGCTGGTGATCGGGCCGGTGTTTTTTCCGCAAACTTCCGGCACGGCGCAAATGCTATCGGCCTTCCTCACGTTCGGCATCGCGTTCCTTGCCCGACCGCTGGGCTCGGCACTGTTCGGTCACTTCGGCGACCGCATCGGCCGAAAATCGACGCTGGTAGCCTCACTTCTGTTGATGGGCGTGTGCACCACGCTGATCGGCGTGCTGCCGGGTTACGACAGCATCGGGGCGTGGGCGCCGATTCTGCTCTGCGTCTTGCGCTTCGGTCAGGGCCTGGGACTGGGCGGCGAATGGGGTGGCGCAGCGTTACTTGCCACGGAAAATGCGCCTAAAGGCAAACGCGCGTGGTTCGGCATGTTCCCGCAACTCGGCCCGTCCATCGGCTTTCTGGCGGCCAATGGACTGTTCCTGACCTTGGCCATGACCCTGGACGACGAACAATTCCGTTCATGGGGCTGGCGCATTCCGTTCCTGCTCAGCGCCGCGCTGGTGATGGTCGGCCTGTACGTTCGCCTCAAGCTTCACGAAACACCGGTCTTCGCTAATGCCGTAGCTCGTCAGGAACGGGTGAAGATCCCATTGGTCGAGCTGTTCAGCCAATACTGGGTTCCGGTGCTACTGGGGGCCGGCTCGATGGTGGTGTGTTACGCGCTGTTCTACATCTCGACCGTGTTCTCGCTGAGTTACGGCGTGGCAACGCTCGGCTACAGCCGCGAAACCTTCCTCGGCCTGCTGTGCTTTGCCGTGTTGTTCATGGCTGCCGCCACCCCGCTGTCTGCCTGGGCCAGTGACCGCTACGGACGCAAACCGGTGCTTATTATCGGTGGTGTACTGGCGATTCTGTCCGGCTTCCTGATGGAACCGCTGCTGACCCAGGGTTCGACCTGGGGCGTGGCGTTGTTCCTGTGCATTGAACTGTTCCTGATGGGCGTGACCTTTGCGCCGATGGGCGCACTGCTGCCGGAGTTGTTTCCGACCCACGTGCGTTATACCGGCGCATCGGCCGCCTACAACCTGGGCGGGATTGTCGGGGCTTCGGCGGCACCGTTCTTCGCGCAGAAACTGGTGGCCATGGGTGGTTTGAGTTACGTCGGCGGGTATGTGTCCGGGGCGGCGGTGCTGAGTTTGATTGCCGTGCTGTGCCTGAAGGAAACGCGGCATAACGATTTGAATCGCATCGCCTGA
- the rpsP gene encoding 30S ribosomal protein S16 — MLTIRLALGGSKKRPFYHLTVTDSRNPRDGSHKEQVGFFNPVARGQEVRLSVNQERVAYWLSVGAQPSERVAQLLKESAKAAA; from the coding sequence ATGCTAACAATCCGTCTTGCCCTTGGCGGCTCCAAAAAGCGCCCGTTTTACCACTTGACCGTAACCGACAGCCGCAACCCGCGCGACGGTTCGCACAAGGAACAGGTTGGTTTCTTCAACCCTGTTGCTCGTGGTCAAGAAGTTCGTCTGTCCGTGAACCAAGAGCGCGTAGCCTACTGGCTGAGCGTTGGTGCACAACCTTCTGAGCGCGTTGCTCAGTTGTTGAAGGAATCTGCTAAGGCTGCGGCCTGA
- a CDS encoding transporter associated domain-containing protein yields MDDLPLGPMLAVVAVLILWSGLFTAIEAAHQHVLAQRNASRSSDQPLARLSFPLNSLIFCNTLCRTLLVVICTLVAIFTWAENGPWLACLGAGTTVLVFAEYLPRALAVRHPDAILALGNNLLRIPLKIIYPAAWLLNAFSQLLLRPLARKAKVVQQSDDEIPAERRDDHESVCRPHSLPGIHALDNITVNDILVPRSEVDGINLDDPIEEIIEQLRHNKRTRLPVFHSDINQVEAVLNTRQIGHLLADGSLTLEALAEGSREPYFVPESTPLQLQLLNFHKQQRRLGMVVDEYGEVLGIVTLEDILEEIVGEFESQQSLNNPHIHPQADGRLVIDGAASIRELNKSLGWHLPSDGPKTLNGLVTEALETIPESAVCLKIGRYRLEILETEDNRVTRVLIWQPSVVPVVI; encoded by the coding sequence ATGGACGACTTGCCCTTAGGGCCGATGCTCGCAGTAGTGGCCGTATTGATTCTCTGGTCGGGGCTGTTCACCGCCATTGAAGCCGCTCACCAGCACGTGCTGGCCCAGCGCAACGCCTCTCGTTCAAGCGACCAACCGTTGGCGAGGTTGAGCTTTCCACTCAATAGCCTGATCTTCTGCAATACCCTGTGCCGCACGCTGCTGGTGGTCATCTGCACATTGGTAGCGATTTTCACCTGGGCCGAGAACGGTCCGTGGCTGGCCTGCCTGGGTGCCGGCACCACGGTGCTGGTGTTTGCCGAATACCTGCCGCGCGCCCTCGCCGTGCGCCATCCGGACGCGATCCTGGCGCTGGGCAACAACCTGCTGCGCATTCCCCTGAAAATCATCTACCCGGCCGCCTGGCTTCTGAATGCCTTCAGCCAATTGCTGCTGCGTCCGCTCGCGCGCAAAGCCAAAGTGGTGCAACAGAGCGACGACGAGATACCTGCGGAGCGCCGTGACGATCACGAATCCGTCTGCCGACCACATTCATTGCCCGGCATCCATGCGCTGGACAACATCACGGTCAACGACATTCTGGTACCGCGCAGCGAAGTCGACGGGATCAACCTCGACGACCCGATCGAGGAAATCATCGAGCAATTGCGCCACAACAAGCGCACCCGCCTGCCGGTGTTCCACAGCGACATCAACCAGGTCGAAGCGGTACTCAACACCCGACAAATTGGCCACTTGTTAGCCGATGGCAGCCTGACGCTGGAAGCACTGGCGGAGGGCAGTCGCGAGCCATACTTCGTGCCGGAAAGCACCCCGCTGCAACTGCAACTGCTGAACTTCCATAAACAGCAACGGCGCCTGGGCATGGTGGTCGACGAGTATGGTGAAGTGCTCGGCATCGTGACCCTGGAAGACATTCTCGAAGAAATCGTCGGCGAATTCGAAAGCCAGCAAAGCCTGAACAACCCGCATATCCATCCGCAGGCCGATGGCCGCCTGGTGATCGACGGCGCCGCGTCAATTCGCGAACTGAACAAAAGCCTCGGCTGGCATCTGCCTAGCGACGGACCGAAGACCCTTAACGGCCTGGTGACCGAAGCGCTGGAGACCATTCCTGAAAGCGCCGTGTGCCTGAAGATTGGTCGGTATCGGCTGGAAATCCTCGAAACCGAGGACAACCGGGTGACACGGGTGTTGATCTGGCAGCCCAGTGTGGTGCCTGTCGTCATCTGA
- the ccsA gene encoding cytochrome c biogenesis protein CcsA has product MLPLSPSLLTTLAAACLYAAATLYQGTRLATGAKANKRLLVTLGVLAVLAHSASLFTHLLTPIGLGLDFFSAASLIAAAVIALTLLACSRIPVENLLVLLFPLGALTALLAQFAPAGTVQIIDEAPGILAHILLSILAYGMFTIAVFQSLLLLVQDHQLKHKHPSGLIKNFPPLQTMESLLFGFLWAGWTLLSLSLISGWLFVENLFAQHLVHKTLLACLAWIVFSVLLWGRNRLGWRGHKAIRWTLAGFCLLMLAYFGSKLVREYILHI; this is encoded by the coding sequence ATGCTCCCCTTGTCACCCAGTTTGCTAACCACTCTCGCCGCCGCCTGTTTATATGCCGCTGCGACTCTCTATCAGGGCACTCGTCTGGCCACCGGCGCCAAGGCGAACAAACGCCTGCTGGTCACGCTCGGCGTGCTTGCGGTCCTGGCCCACAGCGCCAGCCTGTTCACCCACCTGCTGACGCCGATTGGCCTGGGCCTGGACTTCTTCAGCGCCGCCAGCCTGATTGCCGCAGCGGTCATCGCCCTGACCTTGCTGGCCTGCTCGCGCATCCCGGTGGAAAACCTGCTGGTCTTGCTGTTCCCGCTGGGAGCGTTGACCGCCCTCCTCGCGCAGTTCGCCCCCGCAGGCACCGTGCAGATTATCGACGAAGCACCGGGCATCCTCGCCCACATCCTGTTGTCGATCCTTGCCTACGGCATGTTCACCATCGCGGTATTCCAGTCGTTGTTGCTGCTGGTTCAGGACCATCAGCTCAAGCACAAGCATCCGTCCGGACTGATCAAGAACTTCCCACCGCTGCAAACCATGGAGAGCCTGCTGTTCGGCTTTCTCTGGGCCGGCTGGACACTGTTGTCGCTGTCGTTGATCTCGGGCTGGCTGTTCGTCGAAAACCTCTTCGCGCAACATCTGGTGCACAAAACCTTGCTGGCCTGCCTGGCCTGGATCGTCTTCAGCGTGCTGCTTTGGGGTCGTAACCGCCTCGGCTGGCGCGGACACAAGGCCATTCGCTGGACCCTCGCCGGTTTCTGCCTGCTGATGCTGGCGTATTTCGGCAGCAAGCTGGTTCGTGAATACATTCTGCACATTTGA
- a CDS encoding valine--tRNA ligase, whose protein sequence is MDKTYQPHAIETSWYNTWESENYFAPQGAGESYTIMIPPPNVTGSLHMGHGFNNAIMDALIRFRRMQGRNTLWQPGTDHAGIATQMLVERQLEAQGQNRHDLGRDKFLEKVWEWKDQSGGNISRQIRRLGSSVDWSRERFTMDDGLSEAVKEAFVRLHEDGLIYRGKRLVNWDTKLHTAISDLEVENHDEKGFLWNLKYPLADGVKTAEGNDYLIVATTRPETMLGDSAVAVNPNDERYKALIGKFVELPLVGRRIPIIADDYCDPEFGTGCVKITPAHDFNDYEVGKRHNLPLLNIFDKNANVLPAAQVFNLDGTLNESIDGKIPAEYAGLDRFEARKQIVAAFDAAGLLVSVNDHALKVPKGDRSGTIIEPWLTDQWYVSTKPLAEPAIAAVEDGRIQFVPKQYENMYFSWMRDIQDWCISRQLWWGHRIPAWYDESGKVYVGRDEAEVRAKHNLGPDVALQQDNDVLDTWFSSGLWTFSTLGWPEQTEFLKKFHSTDVLVTGFDIIFFWVARMIMLTMHLVKNEDGTPQVPFKTVYVHGLVRDGQGQKMSKSKGNVLDPLDIIDGIELEELVQKRTSGMMQPKLAKKIEKQTRDEFAEGIASYGTDALRFTFCSLASTGRDIKFDMGRVEGYRNFCNKIWNAARYVLDKGEDCGQNGEAYELSLADRWIISQLQRTEAEVTRQLDQFRFDLAAQSLYEFIWNQYCDWYLELSKPVLWDENAPVERQRGTRRTLVRVLEVALRLAHPFMPFITEEIWQRIAPLAGIEGKTIMLQPWPVANETRIDQAAEDDIEWLKGLMLGTRNIRGEMNIGPGKPLPLFLKNVSAEDQRRLTENEALLKKLARLESITVLAAGEEAPLSATALVGEMEVLVPMAGLIDKGAELARLDKEIQRLQGEVQRVGGKLSNAGFVDKAPAEVIEKERAKLAEAEQALGKLAEQHARIASL, encoded by the coding sequence ATGGATAAGACCTACCAGCCGCACGCCATTGAAACTTCCTGGTACAACACCTGGGAGTCAGAGAATTACTTCGCCCCGCAAGGCGCGGGCGAGTCCTACACCATCATGATCCCGCCGCCGAACGTCACCGGCAGCCTGCACATGGGTCATGGCTTCAACAACGCGATCATGGACGCACTGATCCGTTTCCGCCGCATGCAGGGTCGCAACACCCTGTGGCAGCCGGGCACCGACCACGCGGGTATCGCCACGCAAATGCTGGTGGAGCGTCAACTCGAAGCCCAGGGCCAGAATCGCCACGATCTGGGCCGCGACAAATTCCTCGAGAAAGTCTGGGAGTGGAAGGATCAGTCCGGTGGCAACATCAGCCGTCAGATCCGTCGCCTCGGTTCGTCCGTGGACTGGAGCCGCGAGCGCTTCACCATGGACGACGGTCTCTCGGAAGCGGTGAAAGAAGCGTTTGTACGCCTGCACGAAGACGGCCTGATCTACCGCGGCAAGCGCCTGGTCAACTGGGACACCAAGTTGCACACGGCGATTTCCGACCTCGAAGTGGAAAACCACGACGAGAAAGGTTTCCTGTGGAACCTGAAATATCCGCTGGCCGACGGCGTCAAGACCGCTGAAGGCAACGATTACCTTATCGTCGCGACCACTCGCCCGGAAACCATGCTCGGCGACTCCGCCGTCGCGGTTAACCCGAACGACGAACGCTATAAAGCCCTGATCGGAAAATTCGTCGAGTTGCCGCTGGTTGGCCGCCGCATCCCGATCATCGCCGACGATTACTGCGATCCTGAGTTCGGCACCGGCTGCGTGAAAATCACCCCGGCCCACGATTTCAACGATTACGAAGTCGGCAAGCGCCACAACCTGCCGCTGCTGAACATCTTCGACAAGAACGCCAACGTCCTGCCGGCCGCCCAGGTGTTCAACCTCGACGGCACGCTGAACGAGAGCATCGACGGCAAGATCCCGGCCGAATACGCCGGTCTCGATCGCTTCGAAGCGCGCAAGCAAATCGTTGCGGCATTCGATGCTGCCGGTCTGCTGGTCAGCGTCAACGATCACGCCCTGAAAGTACCGAAAGGCGACCGCTCCGGCACCATCATCGAGCCGTGGCTGACCGACCAGTGGTACGTGTCCACCAAGCCTTTGGCCGAGCCTGCTATTGCTGCCGTTGAAGACGGCCGCATCCAGTTCGTGCCAAAACAATACGAAAACATGTACTTCTCGTGGATGCGTGACATCCAGGATTGGTGCATCAGCCGTCAGCTGTGGTGGGGTCACCGGATTCCGGCCTGGTACGACGAGTCGGGCAAGGTCTACGTGGGTCGCGATGAAGCCGAAGTGCGTGCCAAGCACAACCTTGGCCCGGACGTAGCGCTGCAACAGGACAACGATGTTCTCGACACCTGGTTCAGTTCGGGCCTGTGGACGTTCTCGACGCTCGGCTGGCCTGAGCAGACCGAATTCCTGAAGAAATTCCATTCCACCGACGTTCTGGTGACTGGCTTCGACATCATCTTCTTCTGGGTTGCCCGGATGATCATGCTCACCATGCATTTGGTGAAAAACGAAGACGGCACGCCGCAAGTTCCGTTCAAGACTGTGTATGTGCACGGCCTGGTGCGTGATGGTCAGGGCCAGAAGATGTCCAAGTCCAAGGGCAACGTCCTGGACCCGCTGGACATCATCGACGGTATCGAGCTGGAAGAGCTGGTGCAGAAACGCACTTCCGGCATGATGCAGCCAAAACTGGCGAAGAAGATCGAGAAGCAGACCCGCGACGAGTTCGCCGAAGGCATTGCCAGCTATGGCACCGATGCCCTGCGTTTCACCTTCTGCTCGCTGGCGTCCACCGGTCGTGACATCAAGTTCGACATGGGCCGCGTCGAAGGCTATCGCAACTTCTGCAACAAGATCTGGAACGCCGCGCGCTACGTGCTGGACAAGGGCGAAGACTGCGGCCAGAACGGCGAAGCCTACGAACTGTCCCTGGCGGATCGCTGGATCATTTCGCAACTGCAACGCACCGAAGCCGAAGTAACCCGTCAACTGGACCAGTTCCGTTTCGACCTGGCCGCACAATCCCTGTACGAGTTCATCTGGAATCAGTATTGCGACTGGTACCTGGAACTGTCCAAGCCTGTGCTGTGGGACGAAAACGCCCCGGTAGAGCGCCAGCGCGGCACCCGTCGCACCCTGGTGCGCGTACTGGAAGTCGCCCTGCGCCTGGCGCACCCGTTCATGCCATTCATCACCGAGGAAATCTGGCAGCGCATCGCGCCGCTGGCCGGAATCGAAGGCAAGACGATCATGTTGCAACCTTGGCCAGTGGCCAATGAAACACGCATTGATCAGGCCGCCGAAGACGACATCGAATGGCTCAAAGGCCTGATGCTCGGCACCCGCAACATCCGGGGCGAGATGAACATCGGCCCGGGCAAACCGCTGCCGCTGTTCCTGAAGAACGTCAGCGCGGAAGATCAACGTCGCCTGACCGAAAACGAAGCCCTGCTGAAGAAACTGGCGCGCCTCGAATCGATCACCGTGCTGGCAGCAGGCGAAGAAGCCCCGCTGTCCGCGACTGCGCTGGTCGGCGAGATGGAAGTGCTGGTGCCGATGGCCGGCCTGATCGACAAAGGTGCCGAGCTGGCGCGTCTGGACAAGGAAATCCAGCGCCTGCAAGGCGAAGTGCAACGCGTCGGTGGCAAGCTGTCCAACGCCGGTTTCGTTGACAAGGCGCCAGCCGAAGTCATCGAAAAAGAACGCGCCAAACTGGCCGAAGCCGAACAGGCTCTGGGCAAACTGGCCGAGCAACACGCGCGGATTGCCAGTCTGTAA
- the trmD gene encoding tRNA (guanosine(37)-N1)-methyltransferase TrmD has protein sequence MFSAISEYGITSRAVKQGLLQLTCWNPRDYTTDRHHTVDDRPFGGGPGMVMKIKPLEDALVHAKAAAGEGAKVIYLSPQGRQLTQSAVRELANLDALILIAGRYEGIDERFIDAHVDEEWSIGDYVLSGGELPAMVLIDAVTRLLPGALGHADSAEEDSFTDGLLDCPHYTRPEVYADQRVPDVLLSGNHAHIRRWRLQQSLGRTYERRADLLESRSLSGEEKKLLEEYIRERDDS, from the coding sequence ATGTTCTCCGCCATCAGCGAGTACGGCATCACCAGTCGTGCGGTGAAACAGGGGCTCTTGCAGCTCACCTGTTGGAATCCGCGAGACTACACGACGGATCGACATCACACTGTGGACGATCGCCCGTTTGGCGGTGGTCCGGGCATGGTGATGAAGATCAAGCCCCTGGAAGACGCTCTGGTTCACGCCAAGGCAGCCGCCGGGGAGGGCGCGAAGGTGATTTACCTGTCGCCCCAAGGCCGTCAACTGACTCAGTCGGCGGTGCGCGAGTTGGCGAATCTGGATGCATTGATCCTGATTGCCGGCCGCTATGAAGGCATTGACGAGCGTTTTATTGATGCTCATGTCGATGAAGAGTGGTCGATTGGCGACTATGTACTGTCTGGCGGCGAGCTGCCGGCGATGGTCCTGATCGATGCGGTTACACGACTGCTGCCTGGAGCTTTAGGGCATGCGGACTCCGCCGAGGAAGATTCCTTTACGGATGGTTTGCTGGATTGCCCGCACTACACCCGACCGGAGGTGTATGCGGATCAGCGTGTTCCCGACGTATTGCTAAGTGGCAATCACGCGCACATCCGGCGTTGGCGTTTACAGCAGTCCCTTGGTCGGACCTATGAACGACGCGCCGATCTTCTGGAAAGCCGCTCGCTTTCTGGAGAAGAGAAGAAGCTGCTCGAGGAATACATCCGCGAGCGGGACGATAGTTAA
- the ffh gene encoding signal recognition particle protein: MFENLTDRLSQTLRHVTGKAKLTEDNIKDTLREVRMALLEADVALPVVKDFVNSVKERAVGTEVSRSLTPGQAFVKIVQAELESLMGAANEDLNLSAVPPAVILMAGLQGAGKTTTAGKLARFLKERKKKSVMVVSADVYRPAAIKQLEMLAGEVGVTFFPSDLSQKPVEIAQAAIKEAKLKFIDVVIVDTAGRLHIDEEMMGEIKALHAAINPVETLFVVDAMTGQDAANTAKAFGDALPLTGVILTKVDGDARGGAALSVRAITGKPIKFIGMGEKSEALDPFHPERIASRILGMGDVLSLIEQAEATLDKDKADKLAKKLKKGKGFDLEDFRDQLQQMKNMGGLGGLMDKLPNMGGVNLAQMGNAQNAAEKQFKQMEAIINSMTPAERRDPELISGSRKRRIAMGSGTQVQDIGRLIKQHKQMQKMMKKFSAKGGMAKMMRGMGGMLPGGGMPKM; encoded by the coding sequence ATGTTTGAAAACTTAACCGACCGTCTCTCGCAGACGCTGCGCCATGTCACCGGCAAGGCCAAGCTGACTGAAGACAATATTAAAGACACCCTGCGCGAAGTGCGCATGGCGTTGCTCGAAGCCGACGTCGCCTTGCCGGTGGTGAAAGACTTCGTCAATTCGGTCAAGGAGCGCGCTGTCGGCACCGAAGTGTCGCGCAGCCTGACGCCGGGCCAGGCCTTTGTGAAGATTGTGCAGGCCGAACTCGAAAGCCTGATGGGCGCGGCCAACGAAGACCTGAACCTGAGTGCCGTTCCACCTGCAGTCATCCTGATGGCCGGTTTGCAGGGTGCGGGTAAAACCACCACCGCCGGCAAGCTCGCGCGCTTCCTTAAAGAGCGCAAGAAAAAGTCGGTCATGGTCGTGTCCGCGGACGTTTACCGTCCGGCGGCGATCAAGCAGCTGGAAATGCTCGCCGGTGAAGTCGGCGTGACCTTCTTCCCGTCCGACCTGAGCCAGAAGCCGGTCGAGATCGCGCAAGCGGCTATTAAGGAAGCAAAACTCAAATTCATTGACGTGGTCATCGTCGATACCGCCGGTCGCCTGCACATCGATGAAGAGATGATGGGCGAGATCAAGGCGTTGCATGCCGCGATCAACCCGGTCGAAACCTTGTTTGTGGTCGACGCCATGACTGGCCAGGACGCCGCCAACACGGCCAAGGCCTTCGGCGACGCGCTGCCACTGACCGGTGTGATCCTGACCAAGGTCGACGGCGATGCCCGTGGCGGTGCCGCCCTGTCGGTGCGTGCCATCACCGGCAAGCCGATCAAGTTCATCGGTATGGGCGAGAAGAGCGAAGCGCTCGATCCGTTCCACCCTGAGCGTATTGCTTCGCGCATCCTCGGCATGGGCGACGTGCTCAGCCTGATCGAGCAGGCGGAAGCGACGCTCGACAAGGACAAAGCCGACAAGCTTGCTAAAAAGTTGAAGAAGGGCAAGGGCTTCGACCTCGAAGACTTCCGTGATCAGCTGCAACAGATGAAGAACATGGGCGGCCTCGGCGGCCTCATGGACAAACTGCCGAACATGGGCGGTGTGAATCTGGCACAGATGGGCAATGCCCAAAATGCGGCAGAGAAGCAATTCAAACAGATGGAAGCCATCATCAACTCCATGACCCCGGCCGAGCGCCGCGACCCTGAGCTGATCAGCGGTTCGCGCAAGCGTCGTATCGCGATGGGGTCCGGCACGCAGGTGCAGGACATTGGTCGCTTGATCAAGCAGCACAAGCAGATGCAGAAGATGATGAAGAAGTTCTCCGCGAAAGGCGGAATGGCCAAAATGATGCGCGGCATGGGCGGTATGTTGCCCGGCGGCGGCATGCCCAAGATGTAA
- a CDS encoding HU family DNA-binding protein, with protein sequence MALTKDQLIADIAEAIDAPKTTARNALDQLGQIVADQLENGGEITLPGIGKLKVTERPARTGRNPSTGAAIEIAAKKVIKLVVAKGLTDAVNK encoded by the coding sequence ATGGCTCTTACTAAAGACCAACTGATCGCCGACATCGCTGAAGCTATCGACGCGCCGAAAACCACCGCGCGTAACGCTCTGGACCAACTGGGCCAAATCGTTGCCGATCAGCTGGAAAACGGCGGCGAAATCACTCTGCCAGGTATCGGCAAACTGAAAGTGACTGAGCGTCCTGCCCGTACTGGCCGTAACCCTTCGACTGGCGCTGCCATCGAAATCGCTGCCAAGAAAGTGATCAAGCTGGTTGTGGCCAAAGGCCTGACCGATGCTGTTAACAAGTAA
- the rimM gene encoding ribosome maturation factor RimM (Essential for efficient processing of 16S rRNA), which yields MNATPAVADDLIVIGKIYSVHGVRGEVKVYSFTDPIKNLLEYKTWTLKRDGNVKQVELVSGRGNDKFLVAKLKGLDDREEARLLAGYEICVPRNLFPELTDGEYYWYQLEGLKVIDTLGQLFGKIDHLLETGSNDVMVVKPCAGSLDDRERLLPYTEQCVLAIDLAAGEMKVDWDADF from the coding sequence ATGAACGCGACGCCAGCTGTTGCTGATGATTTGATCGTTATCGGCAAGATTTACTCGGTTCACGGCGTTCGCGGCGAAGTGAAGGTGTATTCCTTTACTGATCCGATTAAGAACCTGCTGGAATACAAAACTTGGACGCTCAAGCGTGATGGCAATGTAAAGCAGGTAGAGCTGGTCAGCGGACGCGGGAACGACAAGTTCCTGGTCGCAAAGCTCAAGGGTCTTGATGATCGTGAAGAAGCTCGTCTTCTGGCCGGTTATGAGATCTGCGTGCCGCGCAACCTGTTCCCTGAACTGACCGACGGCGAGTACTACTGGTACCAGCTGGAAGGTCTCAAGGTTATCGACACCCTCGGGCAACTGTTCGGGAAGATCGATCACCTGCTGGAGACCGGCTCGAATGATGTAATGGTGGTCAAGCCTTGCGCTGGCAGCCTGGATGATCGCGAACGCCTGTTGCCCTATACGGAGCAATGCGTGTTGGCCATCGACCTGGCAGCAGGCGAGATGAAGGTGGATTGGGACGCGGATTTCTAA